The following are encoded together in the Chlorocebus sabaeus isolate Y175 chromosome 12, mChlSab1.0.hap1, whole genome shotgun sequence genome:
- the TMEM215 gene encoding transmembrane protein 215: MRPDDINPRTGLVVALVSVFLVFGFMFTVSGMKGETLGNIPLLAIGPAICLPGIAAIALARKTEGCTKWPENELLWVRKLPCFRKPKDKEVVELLRTPSDLESGKGSSDELAKKAGLRGKPPRQGQGEVSMASSITTPTPTEEGECQSLVQSGHQEETSRYLDGYCPSGSSLTYSALDIKCSARDRPECPEPEDSIFFVPQDSIIVCSYKQNSPYDRYCCYINQIQGRWDHETIV, encoded by the coding sequence ATGCGGCCTGATGACATTAACCCGAGGACTGGGCTGGTGGTGGCCCTGGTCAGTGTCTTCCTGGTCTTCGGTTTCATGTTCACCGTCTCTGGGATGAAAGGGGAGACTTTGGGAAACATCCCCCTCCTGGCCATCGGGCCAGCCATCTGCCTACCAGGCATCGCGGCCATTGCCCTGGCCAGGAAAACCGAGGGATGCACCAAGTGGCCAGAGAACGAGCTTCTATGGGTCCGCAAATTGCCCTGCTTCCGGAAACCCAAAGACAAGGAGGTGGTGGAGCTGCTGAGGACCCCTTCAGACCTGGAGTCCGGCAAGGGGAGCTCAGATGAGCTGGCTAAGAAGGCGGGCCTCAGGGGGAAGCCTCCCCGACAAGGCCAGGGTGAGGTGTCCATGGCCAGCTCCATCACCACCCCCACACCCACGGAGGAAGGAGAATGCCAGAGCCTGGTCCAGAGTGGGCATCAGGAGGAGACGTCCAGATACCTGGATGGCTACTGCCCCTCGGGCAGTTCCCTCACCTACAGTGCCTTGGACATCAAGTGCTCAGCAAGGGACAGACCTGAGTGCCCTGAGCCCGAGGACAGCATCTTCTTTGTGCCCCAGGACAGTATCATCGTTTGCTCCTACAAGCAGAACAGCCCCTATGACAGATACTGTTGTTATATCAATCAGATACAAGGCAGGTGGGACCACGAGACCATCGTCTAA